The nucleotide sequence GTGTGCCGACGCCGGCATTGTTGAACAGCACGTCGAGGCGGCCGAATGCGTCCATGGTCTTGGCGAACAATGCGGCGATCGAGGCCGGATCGGTCATGTCGCTTGGCACCACGAGGCTCTTGCCGAGATCCTTGCCGGCCTTCGCGGTGTCTTCCAGGGCGTCCTTGCGGCGCCCCGCAAGAACCACCGAGAAGCCGGCCTTCATCAGCGCCAGCGAGGAGGCGCGTCCAATTCCGGAACCGGCGCCGGTGACGATCGCAATCTTTGCCATGGTCCTAGTTCTTTCCTGGTGGATCGAGCCGCGTACAGCCGCCGTCGTTGATCGGGCGCATGATGTCAGCGGCTTTCACCTTGGCCTTGACCTTCAAGAGGTCCCATTCACTCTTGGACTCGGACGGCCCCTTGGCTTCGACAAGAAGCATGTCGTTCATCAGCCGGCCATCCTCGCGCAGTTTGGCTCCGGGCGCAAAGAAGTCATCCACCGGCATTGTCTTCATCTGCCGCATCAGGGTGAGGCCGTTGTTGTCGTTAGCCGCTTCCGCAGCGCGCAGGTAATGTTTGACGGCGCTGTAGACGCCGGCCTGCGCATGCGTCGGCATCTTGCCGCCGTGCTTCGCCGCGAACCGCTTCGCGAACGCACGGCTCGCGTCGTCGTTGTCCCAATAATAGCCGGCGAGATACTGGACGCCCCGCATGGCTTCCGGGCCGAGGGCGTGAACCGAGGTCAGGTAATAGATCAGCACCGCAAGCTTCTGGTCACCTTCGCCGATACGAAATTCCCGCGCCTGCTTGATGTTGGTCACGGTGTCGCCGGAAGCGTTGGCGAGCGCGATGATCTTTGCGCCGGAGGCCTGCGCCTGGAGCAGGAAGGACGAGAAATCCATCGTGCCGACCGGATGACGCACGGAGCCGAGCACCTTGCCGCCCGCCGCGGTGACAACCTTGGAAACCTCGCTCTGCATGGCGATGCCGAACGCATAGTCGGCCGTGATGAAGAACCACGTATCGCCGCCCTGCTGCACGACGGATTTCGCAATGCCCTGAGCGAGCGAGTAGGTGTCGTACAGCCACATCGCGCCCGTCGGGGAGCATGCCTTGCCGAATATGTCGGCGGTTGCGGAGCCGACATGCACGACGATCTTCCCGCGCTCGCGCGCAAGATCCTGCACGGCGAGCGAGATCGCCGAATTCCCGATGTCGAAGATCGCGTCCACGCCCTGCTGGTCGTAGAGGCTGCGGGCCAGATTGACGCCGATGTCGGTTTTGTTCTGATGGTCCGGGCTGAGCAGCACGACCGGTTGGCCGCGCACCTTGCCGCCAATATCTTCGATCGCTAATTGAGCCGCGACGACGCTGCCGGGACCGCCGGCGTCAGAAAACACCGAGCTCTTGTCATTGAGAACAGCGATTTTGAGGGGATTGGTGATCGGCTCTGCCGACACGGACGGGATAAAATTCAGGGCGAGCAGAAAAAGAGCCACGAAACCTGTGGTGAGTCGCATTACTTCCTCCGAATATTTTTGCGCCGGTCGCGAACGCTAAGCATTCATGCCCGGTGTGCTCTGTTTGCGAGCGCGCAAAGTAGAACCTATTTCGCCGGAGGTGTCTACGCGGAGTTGCCGTAGGGCGGGCGCGGGATGTTCTGGTGCGCGGCGCGCAGTGCCGCCGACCAGCGCGAACGCAGATCGTGGAAATACGGCTCGCCCGCTTCGATGCGATAGTTCAGGTCGGCGTCGAGGGCGTCGGGACGGACCAGCAGAATGTCGATCGGCATGCCGACGCCGAGATTGGAGCGCATGGTCGAATCCATCGACACCAGCCCGACCTTGAGCGCGTCATACAAATCGACGTCGTAGGAGATAGCGCGGTCGAGCACGGGCTTGCCGTACTTGTGCTCGCCGATCTGCAGGTAGGGTGTGTCGGTGGTGCATTCGATGAAGTTGCCGGCGGTGTAGACCATGAACAGCCGCATCCGTGCGCCCTTGATCTGGCCGCCGAACAGAAACGACACGTCGAAGGAAATATCCTCGGCGCGCAGCGCACTGCCTTCGAGTGCATGAACGCTCCGGATGGCGCGGCCGATGCGCTGCGCCGCCTGGAACATGGTCGGCGCGTTCATCAGCGTTTCACGTTCGCCGGTCTCGGGATTTTCAACCCCCTCGTTGAGCGTCGAAATGACAGATTGGGTGAGGGCCAGATTGCCGGCGGTGGCGATCGCCATGATCCGCTCGCCGGGATTGCTGAAGACGTGCAGCTTGCGGAAGGTGGAGATGTTGTCGAGGCCCGCATTGGTGCGGGTGTCGGCCATCATCATCAGCCCGTCACGTACGAGGATTCCGCAGCAATAAGTCATTCCAAGTCTCCAGACCGCGCATTTCTACGCGGCTGGAGCGGGTGGGGCAACTACGGGGATCCAACTTTAAAGAGACCTGCGTTTTCAAAGGTCGTCATTGCGAGGAGCGTAAGCGACGAAGCAATCCAGCTTTTTCGGCGTTCCAGACCAGGTTGGATTGCTTCGCTTCGCTCGCAATGACGCTAATTTGCGATCAGCTCTGGCTCTGCCGTCCGGCCTGATCGACCCTGACGGCGACTTCCAGCGTCTCCGTGCCGCCGCCGTAACGGGTGCCGCGCGTCGGAGCCGCGCTCAGGTAGTCAAGACCGACTGCGACCCGGACATGGCCCTCGGTGGTGCAGATCGCATTGGCGGCGTCGAACCCGACCCAGCCGAGCCGCTCGACGTAAGCTTCGGCCCATGCGTGCCCCGCATCCTGCGCGACCATGCCGTCGGAGCGCAGCAGATGCCCCGAGACGTAGCGGGCAGGGACGCCGACGCTGCGGGCGCAGGCAATGAAGATGTGCGCGTAATCCTGACAGACGCCGCGCTTGAGCGCGAAGGCTTCCGTCGCGGATGTTCCAGCGTGGGTCGGATCGGTATCGAACGTCATGTGATCGTTGATCTGAAGCATCAGCGCATGGAGAAAGCCCAGCGTGTCGCCGGCCGCCTCGGTGTGCAGGTGTCTGGCGAACTTCGCCATCGCAGCGTTGACTTCGGTCAGCGGCGTGGCGCGCAGGAAAAGGCTCGGCGGAAACCGCTCGTCGGTGCCGCGCAGCACGCCGCCGGTGTCGTGGGTTTCGATCAGACCTTCGACGTGGATAGTCAGGTCCGACAGCGCGCCGTGGGTCAGCACGTGCGTGACGTTGCCGAAGGCATCCTGATGCACGTCGAGGCGCGTATCGGTGGAGACGTCGATCTGCCAGTCGGCGACGTATTGCCCGTCGTGACTCCCCGGCGTCATGCGCAGAATCTGGATCACGCCGGTCGCAGGCGGCTCGTAGCGGTATGTGGTGGTGTGGGCGATTTTCAGGCGCATGGCAGGCATCAAACAAATTTGAGTTTCGTCGTGCCCGGCCTTGTGCCGGGCATCCACGTCTTTTTTGGCGGC is from Afipia massiliensis and encodes:
- a CDS encoding transglutaminase family protein, which translates into the protein MRLKIAHTTTYRYEPPATGVIQILRMTPGSHDGQYVADWQIDVSTDTRLDVHQDAFGNVTHVLTHGALSDLTIHVEGLIETHDTGGVLRGTDERFPPSLFLRATPLTEVNAAMAKFARHLHTEAAGDTLGFLHALMLQINDHMTFDTDPTHAGTSATEAFALKRGVCQDYAHIFIACARSVGVPARYVSGHLLRSDGMVAQDAGHAWAEAYVERLGWVGFDAANAICTTEGHVRVAVGLDYLSAAPTRGTRYGGGTETLEVAVRVDQAGRQSQS
- a CDS encoding proteasome-type protease, giving the protein MTYCCGILVRDGLMMMADTRTNAGLDNISTFRKLHVFSNPGERIMAIATAGNLALTQSVISTLNEGVENPETGERETLMNAPTMFQAAQRIGRAIRSVHALEGSALRAEDISFDVSFLFGGQIKGARMRLFMVYTAGNFIECTTDTPYLQIGEHKYGKPVLDRAISYDVDLYDALKVGLVSMDSTMRSNLGVGMPIDILLVRPDALDADLNYRIEAGEPYFHDLRSRWSAALRAAHQNIPRPPYGNSA
- a CDS encoding ABC transporter substrate-binding protein codes for the protein MRLTTGFVALFLLALNFIPSVSAEPITNPLKIAVLNDKSSVFSDAGGPGSVVAAQLAIEDIGGKVRGQPVVLLSPDHQNKTDIGVNLARSLYDQQGVDAIFDIGNSAISLAVQDLARERGKIVVHVGSATADIFGKACSPTGAMWLYDTYSLAQGIAKSVVQQGGDTWFFITADYAFGIAMQSEVSKVVTAAGGKVLGSVRHPVGTMDFSSFLLQAQASGAKIIALANASGDTVTNIKQAREFRIGEGDQKLAVLIYYLTSVHALGPEAMRGVQYLAGYYWDNDDASRAFAKRFAAKHGGKMPTHAQAGVYSAVKHYLRAAEAANDNNGLTLMRQMKTMPVDDFFAPGAKLREDGRLMNDMLLVEAKGPSESKSEWDLLKVKAKVKAADIMRPINDGGCTRLDPPGKN